The stretch of DNA ATGTCGCGAGTCGCAGATCCTCCTTGCGCCACCACTACAGGAGATTAAACCACCACTGGTGATGTCACGATTTCGCCGCCGGAACGAACACTGGACGAACCGTGCACACCACCACACGCAAGAAGCGAGATTCACAAAACGAGTGTGGAAAGTCGCCGCGAACCAACCTTGATTGGCACTGCGAACATTGACGAAGGGGGTTCAAAACCGCGCCGCTGCTGGAATGCGAGAATGCAAGGAGAAGGTCCGAAACTAGATTGGCCACAAAACGCTCTGGATTGGAGATAAAACCAGGAGAACACATCGCGAGAAAGAGATCGAAGATATAAAAGACCCGCGAGGAAGATGAACAAGGTCGTGTGCAAAAGGTTttccaaaattagggtttgaaACCTTTTAATCAGGGATTtccacgaaaaaaaaaacattcgaAGAGAAATCCCTAAACCTGATTGTGAGAGAACAGTTCGAGAAACTGCTAAATTTTCTATTAGGGTTCGTCATAAAATTGGGAAAAACAAATTAAGGTTTATgcagaaaaagaacaaaatctTAATCATAAATCTAAATCTAACATTGCtatgataccaattgttagattATAAATCTTAAATAGATAATAAGAAATATCAAACCATTCATACAATAAGTTATTTCCAAATATTAAGAACGGTTTCTAATAACAATAGTAGAATGTGAGAGCGTACCTATAATTaggaataatatatatgaaagagtgGTGGTACCTGATCTTTCAAATAGAATCAATGAAAGATTAGAAATTGTTTACTTGTGAGACTATACTGCTCTCTTTCTGGTAGGTTTTTCTAGAGCACATCTTTCAAATGTATTTTGATGTCGTCTCTTTTAAAACTGACTAATgagatatcaattttatatcctTACCAACAGAGATCAGAGACCTCTCAACAAGTTCCTGAATACTTAAGTTTATCATAAACCATTCATTCAACAATCCAATCTATTACGGATCGTTCATCAgaaacttaatatatattatccataaattaataacaattgtacaatataattaatatttataaataatataatttattaattaatgtcaATCCACAGTAATAATAGAGAATAGagagtaataattttatataataaaattatataaaataacactAGCATCATCTTCATGTCTATTCTGTGTCTCCCTGCAGAGTGAGAAACCCAAATGGCAATTGTAGTTGAAGACTTCTTCAAGGAGAGGAAATACCCTTTCATTTTCACTCTCTTAATCTTGTTCATTTGTGTCGCGTTCTTCCTCTTCAGCTTCTCCAACACCACCTCAAATCCTGTTGCTTTCTATTCTGTTATCCAACACCAAGCACCTCCTCATCATGCTTCAAAACCGAAAGAGCAAGAGCTTCCTCTAAAGGTGACCAATGTCACAGCTGATGAAGACCAAGGTTTGCCCCCAGAGGAGGATGCTGTGACCATTGATTGGAAGCTGTGTGAGGACCCGCAGAATGTTGATTTTATACCATGTTTGGATAATTTTGTGGCCATTAAGGCTCTTAAGTCGAGGAGGCACATGGAGCACAGGGAAAGACATTGCCCTGAGACCAGTCTTCACTGCTTGTTGCCTCTCCCCAAAGGGTATAAAGCCCCGGTTCCGTGGCCTAAGAGCAGGGATAAGGTGAGATTCATAGAAGTTGAATGAATTGTTATTGTGATACTCTTTAGTCATTTACATATTGTTATGCAGGTTGTTGAAGAAATTGTTGTACTCTTAGCTTTACTTGTATTCTGAACGGGTTTTGCTTTATGATTTGTCACATACCAATTTATTCTAATGAAGTAATGAAAATAGTGTTGAGTTGTTATTTGTTAAGTACCATTTGAGTCTTTTAACTAGTCTTGAAGTCAATGGAGAaggaattttatattttctttattttcagaTTTGGTATGATAACGTTCCTCATCCAAAGCTGGTGGAGTACAAGAAAGATCAGCACTGGGTAGTAAAGTCTGGAGAATATCTGGTTTTTCCAGGTGGTGGTACTCAATTCAAAGATGGAGTAGATCATTACATTGAGTTCATACAGAAGGTATTTTTGCCATGTGGATTCACATGATTAACCATGATTATGATATATATGTGACTTTTATATACACTGATGAACTTTAATCAATTATTGAAAAGAAGAACCTAAAAATTGGGAGGACTCGGAGAGTGACTGAGAAGAAACTTACTACTTTTGGATCTTGCTTGGTCTACATATTGATATCAAATGAACACATCAAAAAGCTCAGAGCTTATTTGATTAGGAATTTTAGATGCAATGCTTTGTTGCTTCTTTCTAGTAGGATTGATGGAAATGTCTAAGATTTCATATAAAGAGTTGGCATTCATATATTGTTTTATCCAATAAAATCGAtgacattttcttgtaatgagGGCATAGCAATGTTTCGTTTTGATTTATGAATGACTTCAAGAAGTACATTTATGGTGGTAGCACTAGTTTGCTAATTTTTTGGTTATATACTAGACATTACCAGCAATTAAATGGGGAAAGCATACCAGGGTTGTTCTAGATGTTGGCTGTGGTGTTGCTAGCTTTGGTGGCTATTTGCTGGACAAAAATGTTATTACTATGTCATTTGCCCCAAAGGATGAACATGAAGCTCAGATACAGTTTGCCTTGGAACGAGGAATCCCTGCAACTCTTTCAGTCATTGGAACACAAAAGTTGACTTTTCCTGATAATGGCTTTGATTTGATCCATTGTGCACGGTGTAGGGTTCACTGGGATGCAGATGGtacttatctttttttcttgctTCCACTTTCCATATCAGGACTTCCTTCTATGTTCCGTTTATACCAATATATGATAATGATGTTTATTCACAAATACTGTCACAAATTTAGGTGGGAAGCCCTTGTATGAGCTCAATAGGATTCTTAGACCTGGTGGTTTCTTTGCATGGTCTGCAACACCAGTCTACCGAGATGATGAAAGAGATCAGAAAGTATGGAATGGTttgtctttctctttttctctcaccTTCATCCTCTTTCTCTGTGTCATTGTCTTTCCTTCCtctttagttataattttttcatctgTGTTGAGAATGTATCTTATTTAATACACAGAGAAGTTGAATTTTTGTATGAGCTGACCTTGATGTCCCAAATGAATTTGTTCTGTCTTCTCAGCTTTTAtgtttaagaattttatttttttgtcaaactGCAGCCATGGTGGATATAACAAAAGCCATGTGCTGGAAGGTTGTGGCTAAGGCTCATGATTCTTCTGGAATTGGACTTGTTATATACCAGAAGCCCACCTCATCTTCTTGCTATGAGAAACGTAAAGAGAACAATCCACCTCTATGTGAAAATGGAGATGGGAAGAACAGCTCATGGTAGTTTCTCCTTTCTTGGGATCTTATTTCTATTATGCTTATGTTTCTATCAATTTATACTTCATTATTCCaacacaaaataaatgaatattaccTCTAAGAAAAAGGTCAGAGAGACTATTGCGAGCAATGCTAGATGTTAGTACCCTGTTCTCGTTTGAGTAAAGATCACCCTTTTTTCTTGAATATAAGCAAATTTGccaacttttgttttatttaaggATATTTTTCCTAAAATCCCTTAACTTTAATTAATGTGTAACTTTATATTAAGATactaatcaaaatttaatgtagtaaactgattttcttaatttgtttgGAACTAGTTTCTGTTTAGTTTCTATCTTTGCTAATTTCCTCTTCATGCTTGTGATTATGTTTAGGTATGCGAGGCTCAATAATTGTCTTACTCCTCTTCCGGTCGATGATAAGGGTAAACTGCAGAGCTGGCCCAAGTCTTGGCCCCAGAGGCTTACCAGTAAGCCACCTAGCTTACCTACTGATTCAGTTTCCAAAGACAAGTTCTTCAAGGACAGCAAACGCTGGTCTGAATTAGTTTCAGATGTTTATGTGAAAGCTCTTCCTATAAATTGGTCAAGTGTTCGAAATGTAATGGACATGAATGCTGGTTATGCAGGGtaaagtaacatttttttctcaaattctaGCTCTTTTGCCCATACATTCTTGAGGGCATTGGTAGTAATAACCGATATCCTTGATTTTCTATCAGACCTACTCATGATGTAACAATGGCATGTTATTGACAGTTTCCTCCAAGTTTCTTTGAGACTGATAGCACGTCTGTTATATTTTGCAGATTTGCTGCTGCTCTCGTTGATCTTCCAGTGTGGGTGATGAATGTAGTACCTATTGATGTGCCTGATACTCTTAGTATTATAATGGACAGAGGGTTTATAGGAATGTATCATGATTGGTGCGAGTCCTTTAGTACCTATCCTCGCACATACGATCTTCTTCACTCTAGCTTTCTGTTCAAATATCTTGAGCCAAGGTATGGTTCTTGAAGAAACTAATATCTATAACATCATGTTATTCTAGGACTCTGTCACTTATGCACAACACAGGTAAGTGTATATGATTCTGATAATGAACAATTTTTGTCAGATGTGACATTTTAGATGTGGCTGTGGAGATTGATCGCATACTGAGACCAAATGGATATCTCGTGGTTCACGATTCAATGGAGATACTTAACAAGCTCACTCCAATTTTTAGTTCACTTCACTGGTCTGTAACGTTGCATCAGGATCAGTTTCTTGTAGCTAGGAAGGGTTTCTGGCGACCTACGAGCTCTTCAGACTGAATGTACATTGGGTTATGAACATGAAGAAATCTTCAATCACCATGGATTATATATATCAGTATATTCTGGATAAAAGGTTGGTGCAAAATGAATGAATTTCAAGAAAGGAATATTGTATCCGACAAGTAATCTTGTCCGAGTGTGAAATTTGTTAGCcatacatttatttatagtaatagTAATACGGAGGACTTTtgtttttctgatatattttcttttccggATACTCATGCTGTGATACGAGTTTACCATAACTTTGGCATGCACAGTTATGTGCAAGCTGTACTCTGTCAGGAATCATATACTAATGCTATGATCCTTCTGTGTCTAGATCCAGGCACGGTGGCTGAATGCAAgcaatacatacatacatgcagATTCAAAAGACACTACACATTCCTCTtcctagaaaaaataaaactaaaacccTATGCAGGAAACTACATAATACATGTACGAGAAAAGAAACTACAAAGAATCTTCACAATTCACAAACAAACGTTGAATTGTCCAAGACAATCCTTCCATTAGACGCAGCAACATTCCGGGAGTAGCACATGAACCCATCAACATAACTATAATTCTGCGTGGTGCTTGCCTGACCTGACACAACAGAGTGACCCTTCACATCGATCCAGCCCTTGGAATTCTGGGCATTGGTAATGGATTTCGAGAAGCACCCACTTACATGCTTCTCATTGAGAATATGAGAAAGCTCGGTGACAAGCCGGTATGTGCCATCGAGAAACTCCTTAGTGGTGGTGACAACCCTTAAAGGGTACCTTCGTCTAACCTTCAACCTGGTGATAGATTCACCTTTTCCATCGATCACCTTAACTTTTTTCTTTGCCTTGAACTTCTGCTTAACGGTCTTGATACTCCCATTGTGTTGGAACTTTATGAAGTTCTTGAACGAGAATCCCTGAGAAACCGTGGTGGTGATGTTGCCGGCACTGGTCATGACCCACCCTGTGATGTGCGTTTCCTGCTCCGCGTCCACGTCAAACGACCCATCAAGCCCTCGAAACCCCTCTTGCCGTTCGATCGAAGTTTCAGGACTGTGATGAACCACGGGATTAGCATGAACCACCTTTGATTCGTGGTCCAACCAAAGATGCAAGTTTGCGTTCACCAGCCAGTAAGATATTCCCTTCACCACTCCTATTCCGAACACGTGCTCCTTCCCATCCAGAACTTTCCCCAAAAACGGCGTCAAATCGATGTCGTATGAGGGAAGGTTAAAAGCCCCGATCGCCACCATGGGCTCCCAGAACAAAGGGTTGATCCCGCCGGTGAATATCACCGGAAACGGAACCTCCGACCCGACAACCTGCCCGTCGATCGTCGCGTAAACTTCCCTGTACGCGCCGTTCCCACGCTCCGTCGCCAAACCGTTCGCCGTGATGTACGAAGTCGGCGGGTTCGAGTACCAGAACTCGTCGTTTCCGTGAAAAGAAACGTATAATTCAAGCACCGCGCGATAGGTGTTTCTCGGAATTCGAACTTTCCGGGAGAAGGAACTTTTCTCCTCCTCCAACTTGAACCAAAACCCTCGCCGCCCATCATCGGATATCGGAATAATCAAATCCGCCGGCGACTCATTCACGCCTCTGGAGCCGGGATCCTGGATAAGAGATCGAGATGTAGGCAGAGAAATTGGATTGAAAGTAAGCTCCTCGGGGCAGGGGACAAACGGAACCCTGACGGGGGCCTTAACGGCGTACTCGTTGTAGTAGAGGAGAGTGACGGTAACGTGGTAGACGCCTGTGAACTCTGTGTTCACGATGTTTTCTAGCATCATGGTAAGGTCGAGGTTGGATTTGGCGAAGAGGGAGGAGTATCTCGTGACGTCCTTGCGGACGTTCCAGAAGATGCCGTCGGCGGTGGGCTCGGCGGTGCTGGTGCGGAGGATCTCGGCGCCGGAGATCCAGATGGCGGCGATGCGGTCGTACTGCTCGCCCTTGCAGCGGGCGTGGAAATGGAGCACGACGCGGGACCACGGGGCGGGGCAGCGCGGGGGAGGGCTGTAGGAGGTGGTGTACGGAGGAGAGTCGATGGTGTGGGCGAAGGAGTGGTGGAGGACACGGTGGCTGCAGGACGGAGTGGGTTCGTGTGACGGCGGCGGGTAACCCACCTCGAAGTATTCACTGTTACTCCCACGAAGGGGTCTCATGAAACGGTCTG from Vigna unguiculata cultivar IT97K-499-35 chromosome 8, ASM411807v1, whole genome shotgun sequence encodes:
- the LOC114195277 gene encoding peptide-N4-(N-acetyl-beta-glucosaminyl)asparagine amidase A, with product MNTASERFVTFLCFFLLLFMTTLSNSQPDRFMRPLRGSNSEYFEVGYPPPSHEPTPSCSHRVLHHSFAHTIDSPPYTTSYSPPPRCPAPWSRVVLHFHARCKGEQYDRIAAIWISGAEILRTSTAEPTADGIFWNVRKDVTRYSSLFAKSNLDLTMMLENIVNTEFTGVYHVTVTLLYYNEYAVKAPVRVPFVPCPEELTFNPISLPTSRSLIQDPGSRGVNESPADLIIPISDDGRRGFWFKLEEEKSSFSRKVRIPRNTYRAVLELYVSFHGNDEFWYSNPPTSYITANGLATERGNGAYREVYATIDGQVVGSEVPFPVIFTGGINPLFWEPMVAIGAFNLPSYDIDLTPFLGKVLDGKEHVFGIGVVKGISYWLVNANLHLWLDHESKVVHANPVVHHSPETSIERQEGFRGLDGSFDVDAEQETHITGWVMTSAGNITTTVSQGFSFKNFIKFQHNGSIKTVKQKFKAKKKVKVIDGKGESITRLKVRRRYPLRVVTTTKEFLDGTYRLVTELSHILNEKHVSGCFSKSITNAQNSKGWIDVKGHSVVSGQASTTQNYSYVDGFMCYSRNVAASNGRIVLDNSTFVCEL
- the LOC114195276 gene encoding probable methyltransferase PMT23 — protein: MAIVVEDFFKERKYPFIFTLLILFICVAFFLFSFSNTTSNPVAFYSVIQHQAPPHHASKPKEQELPLKVTNVTADEDQGLPPEEDAVTIDWKLCEDPQNVDFIPCLDNFVAIKALKSRRHMEHRERHCPETSLHCLLPLPKGYKAPVPWPKSRDKIWYDNVPHPKLVEYKKDQHWVVKSGEYLVFPGGGTQFKDGVDHYIEFIQKTLPAIKWGKHTRVVLDVGCGVASFGGYLLDKNVITMSFAPKDEHEAQIQFALERGIPATLSVIGTQKLTFPDNGFDLIHCARCRVHWDADGGKPLYELNRILRPGGFFAWSATPVYRDDERDQKVWNAMVDITKAMCWKVVAKAHDSSGIGLVIYQKPTSSSCYEKRKENNPPLCENGDGKNSSWYARLNNCLTPLPVDDKGKLQSWPKSWPQRLTSKPPSLPTDSVSKDKFFKDSKRWSELVSDVYVKALPINWSSVRNVMDMNAGYAGFAAALVDLPVWVMNVVPIDVPDTLSIIMDRGFIGMYHDWCESFSTYPRTYDLLHSSFLFKYLEPRCDILDVAVEIDRILRPNGYLVVHDSMEILNKLTPIFSSLHWSVTLHQDQFLVARKGFWRPTSSSD